The sequence CATGACACAACTGTAGGGTTTATACCAAATTCGAAATCTAAAAATGAATATCCAGTGAGATCTTTACAAGAAGTTGTTTGCCATAATGATGCTGCTTTGTATAACGTGGTATTTAAAGACAAACTTCCTGTGGGAATCATCGATTTTGATATGGCAGGTCCAGGTCCACGTATATGGGATATTGTGTACACTTTATATACATCGGTTCCACTTGCAGAGTTTGAACCAAGTCAAAATGACCACGAAGTTGAAAAATATAATAGAGAGAATCATGCATCAGCAAGGAAAAGACGTGTGGAAATATTCTTTGATTCCTACGGAATGGTTGTTCCAAAAGACCTTCAGGAGTGGACGATTTCCCGTATTAAATTCATGTGTACTACATTATCTGAACGTGCTTCTTCCGGAGATCCCGCATTTATAAAATTAGTTGAGGAGGGTCATCTTGCTCATTATGAGAAAGAGATTGAGTTTCTTGAAGAACATTTCGATGACTGGATGTAATTAAATGAAGTTTATATCAATAAAAAAGAAGATAAGAGGCATGAGAAGGAGAGCAAGAAAGCTTCCTTTATGGGGGACCTATCATAAAGACCTTGATATTGAGTCATTAAATAGGAACAAAAAAGATTATGTAGAAAACAAGTGATTTATCAATTAATTGAAATATACCTTGAATGGCAGAGAAAGTTAGATCAAATGAATGAGCATTACTATTTAAAGATTTGGTTGGGAAACCCTGAGTTTATGGATTCCCAAGTAGTTGCGGCTTTAGGGACAGAAATTCAGTATTATGAGCAAATCTTTCTTAAAAATCCAGAAACAGCGTTATTCCCATATAATAATATTCACCCCTGCTTTAATTTATTTACTTGGGAGAGATGTGTAAATGGATATTATGTGTGGGAAAGCGATCTAGAATCAGAAGAAGAAATAAAAGAGATGAAATGTAAAGCATTTAAAGTCTGTGAAGACATAATTAATGGTCAAACTGAACGATCTTACTTTATGAGTACTGGGGATATGTGGATTGGGCAGATACGGGGAGACATCAACATCCCCTAATATAGTTGATAAAGTTCCTTCCCTCGGGTGGGGCAGTGAAGAGCATCAAAGCCAAATAATTAATTATTTTCTATTAAACCAAACTCACGAATATTTATACTACAGATACCCAATATTAGTATGTCCCTGGTGTGGAGATGAAGAATGTGACTTTATATTAGTATTTATTGAGAGAGATGAGGAAATTATTATATGGAGAGATTTCAAACTGGAACCCGGCAATAAAGTTATTGATATAGGGCCTTTTTATTAAATGGGAAGAATACGAAAAAATTATAAAAGGCACATTTGGAACTACAGGGAATCAATAAAGTATTTTTTTGTTTTTCGAAGATAACAGAGGCATCAGTTAACAACATATTTCCGCTGCGTCGCTGATACTCCTACCCTACAGGTTCGTGAATACCAGAGCACTATACGAAATCACAGCAATGAATATTTTATCAAGGAGAAGGAAATGAACGGAATCGAGGATTAACTGATATGGGTAAGCAGGATTCCCGTACAATAACCGAACTATTGAGGAATGAGGTAATTGATACTTTTATTTCAAGTCCTTATAGTCGCGCTATTATGACCATTGAGGAACTGGCTCAACTAAGTGATAAAGAGATTATAGTGTTTGAAGATCTTAAAGAACTGGTATTTTCAAGAGAGGACATGATTATTCCGGATAAGGAAGTATACTCACTTGTAAGTAAGATGTTTATAGACTCAAACTACAAAGAACCTTATGGTGAGTCCATAAGTGACTGTCAACGGCGATCTGTAGCAAGATTGAAAGAAATACTAAAGAACTATAAAGGACAGAAAATAGCAATAGGAACACATGGATTAGTTATGACATTAATGATGGGGTATTTTGATGGTCAATACGGGTATGAGTTTTTAATGAAAACATCAAAACCAGATGTATATAGGATGGAGTTTAAAGGTGGAGAATTAATAAATACCCAAAGAATATATAAGATATAGGAGGACTCATACATATGCTAGAAATAGTGGAGCGCTGCACTACAGACAGGGGAGAAATACAGCTTCAAAGAAGAGGTCAACATTATGAAATCATCTATAATGGTACCTTTCTTATGTCGACTTATAATGGAGAATCTGAGAGATTACTAGTAAAAGCAGCGTTTGATCGATGTGATAATGTCAGTAGTGTACTGATTGGGGGTCTAGGTGTAGGCTTCTCATTGGCTGAATCGTTACTATCTTCCAAAGTTGTGAAAGTTGATATAGTAGAAATTGAAGAGGTTATTATAAAATGGAACAAAGAATATCTTCAAATATTCTCTTCATCTGCGCTAGATGATCCACGGACAAACATAATTAATACAGATCTCATTAAATGGATTTATAGTACAGAGAACAAATATGATGTTATTTGTTTAGATATTGATAATGGTCCAGACTGGGTTGTATCTAACTCGAACAGTAATTTGTATGCAGATCATGGAATTCATGAACTCGTGAGATTGTTAAATCCGGGAGGCGTTATTTCGTTTTGGAGTGCTAATGAATCATCAGATTTCATGGGGATATTAAAAGAAGTATTTGAAACAGTAGAAGTAATCCTAATTCCCCAAAAGTTAGGCGAACCAGATTATGTTTATCTAGGCAAATCTCCTACAGCGAATCTAGCGGAGCGTTCCATAATTCTCCCTTAGCGGATAAATAGCAAACATGCTATATTATGACAGAAAGGCTTGAAAGCCCTTACTTAATCAGATGCGGGTGATCATTCCATGATCCTACTATGAGGAAGAAAGGAAGAGGCTGCGTGCGGCGAATACTATCGAGATTAAAGTTAAATACGCTGCGGAATCAAATGCTGCTCGGTTTTCTCGCCGTTATGCTCATCATTCTGACGTTCGTCGGGGGGATTACGTTTCATTCAGTCTCGACGATGCTCAAGAACAACGCGGAGAAGCATATCCAGCAAACCGCGATTCAGGCCAATGGCCGCTTGGAGGGCATTCTCGAACAGATCAATTCTCTGACGACCCTGGTATCGACCAACGAGTATATCCAGCAACTGCTTTTACGTGATATAGAGGGTCAGCCCGCTACCTTTGCAGAACGGCAGGCGCTGCCACCCATCATCAACCTGGTCCAAATGTATACGGACGGCATCAAATCCGTAGAGCTTTACAAGAATGACGGAGCGAGATTGTACCCTCTCGACGGCAGCAGCCTGAGAGATAAGGTGCCTGAGGATTGGATTAAGCAGGCGACAGAGAAGAAAGGAGCTCTCGTCTGGTTCGGCATCGATCCGCTCGATACTACATCGGTTTTGGCAATTCGGCAGATCAGCCTCATCGATCGGCATTTCGCTACAGGTGGGTATTTGCTCATTCGCTCAGACCGCAGCAAGTTTGCGCTAAAAGGCTCCTTGTCTGGAGAGGGAGAAGAGGATGCGGAGACGATCTTGCTCTTAGGTTCCGATGGCCAGTTCATCACGTCCAATGATGATACTATTTCGCAAGAGACAGCAGGCAAGCTGCTGGAGGGGACCAACGATCATGTCGCATCCATTGGCAAGAACTCCTTTATCGTCGTCAAGCAACGGTCTTTCGTAACTGGATGGACGCTGCTTATCTTAACGCCAGTTAACGTCATCACCAAAGGAATATCGGTCTTGCGCACGACCATTCTCGCATCGGCCATCATGGGTACCTTGCTGTTCACCTTGCTTTCTTTTTTCCTGTCTACGCTCATCACCCGGCCTGTGTTCAAGCTGATCAAAGCCATGAGAGATACTCGTCTTGGGATTCTGAAGCCCATCGAAAACATATCGTTCACTATGGAAATTCAGGAACTGAATTATTCCTACAACAAAATGGTTGATAACATCAATGAGCTGATCCAGTTGGTTTATGACAAAGAGGTATCTCGGAGCCATACGGAGTTAAAGGCACTCCAAGCTCAAATCAATCCGCATTTTTTGTTTAATTCCCTTGATGTTCTGCACTGGTCACTACTGGAAAAGGATGAAGACCAACTGGCTGAATATGTGGTCGCCATGTCTGATTTATTCCGTTATACCATCACTGGATCGAGTAAAGGTAGATGGGTGAAGCTGCACGACGAATTGGAGCATGTGAAGCGATATTTGCTCATTATGAAAATGCGCTTTGAAGACCGTTTGGTTTGGGAAATTGAGGCTCCTCCCGAATTTGCAGATGTGGAACTACCTCGACTGTTGCTGCAGCCGCTAGTGGAGAATGCTATATTGCATGGAGTCGAGAGCAAGATTGAACCCGGTTTGGTAAAGTTGACGGTTACTCGTGACGGAGAACGGATCACTATTATGGTGGAAGACGACGGGGTGGGAATGGATGAGGAGAAGTTACGCTCTCTTCTGGAAGGGCTGGATAGCGGCAAGGTGTCTTCTTCTAAAGATTCCGGTCTCGGAATCGCCAATGTGCAGAAGAGGCTTCAACTGTTATTTTCGGGAAAGAACGAGCAGAGCGCGGTAATGGCTATTGATAGCCAGAAGGGCCAAGGCACTCGTATAAGTATTCAAATTCCTGTCCGAGGAGGCAGAACGTTATGAGGAGCCGAACGATTCTTATCGTCGAAGATGAACCGAGATCGAGAGAAGGAATGAAGAAAATATTGGGGGTTTGGGCTGCTGGTCAATATGAGATTCTAACGGCAAGCAATGGGGTGGCCGCTATGCAAATTCTGGAGGAGATTCCCATCGAACTCATGATAACGGATATCCGTATGCCTGAAATGAGCGGACTTGCTCTGGTTAGTAAAATGAGGGAGAAAAGGATCCAGCGTCAGCCATCCGTTATTCTCATCTCCGGACATGCTGAGTTCGAGTATGCCCAGCAAGCGATTCATTTGTCCGTAGTAGACTATTTGCTCAAGCCGGCCAGCCGGGAAAAGCTGATCGAATCCGTGGAGAATGCCTTGAAGGCAGGGCAAGAGCAGGAACATATTGGTTTCATGCGGAAGATGGCAGATCCTCATTTGATGGCCGTAAGGGAAGAAGAAGCCGCGTTAAGAGATCCGATCCGCCAGGCGATGCACTATATGGAAATGCATATTATGGAGCCGATCAGCCTGCAGGAAGTCGCCCTGCATGTACATCTGAATGGGAGTTATTTCAGTGCACTTTTCAAAGAGCAATGCCAGATGAATTTCAGCGAATACGTCGCCCGCAGAAAAATGCAGAAAGCGAAGGAAATGTTGCTGAAGACAAATCTGCCCATAGCGGAAATTGCCAGCCGCACCGGTTATCAGACCGTCAAATATTTTAATAAGCTGTTCAAGGAATACGAAGGAATGAGTCCGGGGCGGTATCGAACGATGAGGAACGGAATGGAAGGCCATATCCAGTAAATGTTCAATGATCTATTAGACAAATGGAGACACCAAGGTAGAAATCCTTTGGTGTCTTTTTTTATGCCTTGTTCGGTGCGAAATCCAAAAATAGTGGAAGTTTTCCTATAATTAGGTTCCTTATGCCAGAGAGCCATAGGCTTTATACTATGTATGCGGTTACATAAAACCGAGGTTTCAATATAAAAAGGGGAGGCAAAGTATGAAAAGTATGAAACGTGTTTTAGCGGGGGTTTCTACGCTGGTCTTGATGTCATCTGCTCTAGCAGCATGTGGAGGCAACTCAAACTCATCTAACGCAAACGCAACTACAGCTCCAGCAGCCACAACAGCAGCAGAGGCTACAACAGCACCAGCAGCCGGAACTGGTGAAAAAGTCACCATCAATCTCTATAGCTTCACGGATGAGATTCCGAACATGACCAAAAAGTATATGGAAGTCCACCCTGAGGCGAATGTAGAGTTCAAAACTACGATTGTCGCAACTACAGATGGAGCCTATCAGCCAGCTCTTGACCAGGCCCTGGCCGCTGGCGGAAAAGATGCACCGGATATATATGCAGCTGAAGGGGCGTTCGTACTCAAATATACACAAGGCGATGCATCCACTTTTGCCGCCAACTACGCTGACCTGGGCCTTACCGATCAAATGGTTAAGGACGCAGGCATTGCTCAATATTCTGTAGATATCGGCAGCAAAGACGGCCAGCTGAAAGGTCTTGGCTATCAGGCAACAGGTGGAGCCTTTATCTATCGCCGCTCGCTTGCCAAGGAAGTATTTGGAACAGATGACCCGGCTGCTATCAAGACTGAAATCGGTCCAGGCTGGGATAAATTCTTCAGTGCAGCTGAAAAGCTGAAAGCTAAAGGATATGCCGCAGTTTCCGGCGACGGCGATGTTTG comes from Paenibacillus sp. 19GGS1-52 and encodes:
- a CDS encoding aminoglycoside phosphotransferase family protein, giving the protein MHELLIHLEKEGYPYSPRYLGLDEKNREILSYLEGVVPGNIYPELEGYMWSDEVLYKLAKLLRRYHDTTVGFIPNSKSKNEYPVRSLQEVVCHNDAALYNVVFKDKLPVGIIDFDMAGPGPRIWDIVYTLYTSVPLAEFEPSQNDHEVEKYNRENHASARKRRVEIFFDSYGMVVPKDLQEWTISRIKFMCTTLSERASSGDPAFIKLVEEGHLAHYEKEIEFLEEHFDDWM
- a CDS encoding histidine phosphatase family protein, with amino-acid sequence MFYQGEGNERNRGLTDMGKQDSRTITELLRNEVIDTFISSPYSRAIMTIEELAQLSDKEIIVFEDLKELVFSREDMIIPDKEVYSLVSKMFIDSNYKEPYGESISDCQRRSVARLKEILKNYKGQKIAIGTHGLVMTLMMGYFDGQYGYEFLMKTSKPDVYRMEFKGGELINTQRIYKI
- a CDS encoding spermine/spermidine synthase; the encoded protein is MLEIVERCTTDRGEIQLQRRGQHYEIIYNGTFLMSTYNGESERLLVKAAFDRCDNVSSVLIGGLGVGFSLAESLLSSKVVKVDIVEIEEVIIKWNKEYLQIFSSSALDDPRTNIINTDLIKWIYSTENKYDVICLDIDNGPDWVVSNSNSNLYADHGIHELVRLLNPGGVISFWSANESSDFMGILKEVFETVEVILIPQKLGEPDYVYLGKSPTANLAERSIILP
- a CDS encoding sensor histidine kinase, with product MRRILSRLKLNTLRNQMLLGFLAVMLIILTFVGGITFHSVSTMLKNNAEKHIQQTAIQANGRLEGILEQINSLTTLVSTNEYIQQLLLRDIEGQPATFAERQALPPIINLVQMYTDGIKSVELYKNDGARLYPLDGSSLRDKVPEDWIKQATEKKGALVWFGIDPLDTTSVLAIRQISLIDRHFATGGYLLIRSDRSKFALKGSLSGEGEEDAETILLLGSDGQFITSNDDTISQETAGKLLEGTNDHVASIGKNSFIVVKQRSFVTGWTLLILTPVNVITKGISVLRTTILASAIMGTLLFTLLSFFLSTLITRPVFKLIKAMRDTRLGILKPIENISFTMEIQELNYSYNKMVDNINELIQLVYDKEVSRSHTELKALQAQINPHFLFNSLDVLHWSLLEKDEDQLAEYVVAMSDLFRYTITGSSKGRWVKLHDELEHVKRYLLIMKMRFEDRLVWEIEAPPEFADVELPRLLLQPLVENAILHGVESKIEPGLVKLTVTRDGERITIMVEDDGVGMDEEKLRSLLEGLDSGKVSSSKDSGLGIANVQKRLQLLFSGKNEQSAVMAIDSQKGQGTRISIQIPVRGGRTL
- a CDS encoding response regulator, producing MRSRTILIVEDEPRSREGMKKILGVWAAGQYEILTASNGVAAMQILEEIPIELMITDIRMPEMSGLALVSKMREKRIQRQPSVILISGHAEFEYAQQAIHLSVVDYLLKPASREKLIESVENALKAGQEQEHIGFMRKMADPHLMAVREEEAALRDPIRQAMHYMEMHIMEPISLQEVALHVHLNGSYFSALFKEQCQMNFSEYVARRKMQKAKEMLLKTNLPIAEIASRTGYQTVKYFNKLFKEYEGMSPGRYRTMRNGMEGHIQ